A window from Citrus sinensis cultivar Valencia sweet orange chromosome 5, DVS_A1.0, whole genome shotgun sequence encodes these proteins:
- the LOC102623041 gene encoding protein ALWAYS EARLY 2 isoform X7 has protein sequence MVEALYNMNRAYLSLPEGTASVVGLIAMMTDHYNVMEGSDSERESNDASEMPRKSQKRKRAKVQLSASKEDISQSWSMAATGGCLSLLKRSRIDGNQPRAVKKRTPRFPVSYSQKKDDRDDYIPLNKKDRRSAVDANDDEVAHVAALALTEASQRGGSPQVSQSPHKKTEHGKSSPVQTWDKMFPPAETAHPDAREALNEEGCPEARILNRRPENGAYTRARKSLMDMEGVGTVEVHRKGKKFYRKKMKVEEVRHSLSDDEGEACSGTEEGLSSRKGKVGSEISNAKNDHLPLQMQRKRSKKLFFGDESTALNALQTLADLSLMLPDSTMESESSVQLKEERTAFDIDDKSSAPEETSTSHPKEKIKHLGPKEKALNTITEAEDIIPRKSKLGRYSGNDVETVAEVKEQPEPPNSMSKRKRKSVLSKKISNSEAVTDTHMTRTLESEAVAEEHNKFASKGKRTSQNSAQSKQWKPGRVLEGSSVNDQNRASIDLVAPTGQAPVASPASSPTKHQSRRKMDLKRKLSSKEMKFSENSLKTQPNKNSLSQEDRLLSMKEKLSGCLSSNMVRRWCTFEWFYSAIDYPWFSNREFVEYLNHVGLGHIPRLTRVEWGVIRSSLGKPRRLSKRFLHDEREKLKQYRESVRKHYAELRTGVREGLPRDLPRPLSVGQRVIAIHPKTRELHDGSVLTIDHDKCRVQFDRPELGVEFVMDIDSMPSNPLDNMPEALRRQISADKFSAISKELQVNGHPNFGSPMLFASDGHLEKAPILPNTLQKQAKGDMNHALPQAKSLATDIVSAQQAAYGQLCTVPQIQAREATVRALSEVNRALSKKEALLMELKNTNNDILESQNGGESSLKDSEPLKKHIATVLVQLKEANDQASSALLQVRQCNTHPESSRPSWPKHPANVKMLDNSHVSQESGSAVAEIVNGSRLKAHTMVDAAVKAMSSVKEGEDAYTKIGEALDHIDKRQLTSDPRVSVIRSPEQVNGSLGHHNHFVSGTCDPQPTNNASGTKLQDVSDKNEAQIPSELITSCVATLLMIQTCTERHTPADVAQIIDSAVSSLHPCCPQNLPIYREIEMCMGRIKTQILALIPTSI, from the exons GAAGGAAGTGATAGTGAAAGAGAGAGCAATGATGCTTCTGAAATGCCACGAAAATCCCAGAAACGCAAGCGGGCAAAAGTTCAGCTTAGTGCCTCGAAAGAAGATATATCTCAGTCCTGGTCAATGGCTGCAACTGGTGGATGTCTATCATTGTTGAAGAGATCACGTATTGATG GTAATCAGCCTCGTGCGGTTAAGAAAAGGACACCTCGCTTCCCTGTTTCATATTCACAAAAGAAAGATGATAGAGATGATTATATTCCCCTGAACAAAAAAGATCGGAGGTCAGCTGTTGATGCTAATGACGATGAGGTCGCGCATGTTGCAGCATTGGCGTTAACTGAGGCATCACAAAGGGGAGGATCTCCCCAAGTTTCTCAGAGCCCGCATAAAAAAACTGAGCATGGAAAATCCTCACCAGTCCAGACCTGGGATAAAATG ttcCCACCAGCAGAGACGGCTCATCCGGATGCCCGTGAAGCTCTAAATGAAGAAGGCTGCCCTGAAGCAAGAATCCTAAACAGGAGACCTGAAAATGGAGCTTATACTAGAGCTAGAAAATCCTTGATGGATATGGAAGGTGTAGGTACTGTTGAGGTTCACCGAAAAGGGAAAAAGTTTTAcaggaagaaaatgaaagttgAAGAGGTCAGACACAGTCTGTCTGATGATGAGGGAGAAGCGTGTAGTGGAACTGAAGAAGGTCTGAGTTCTCGTAAAGGGAAAGTTGGCAGTGAGATTTCAAATGCAAAAAATGATCATCTCCCTCTGCAGATGCAGAGGAAGAGAAGCAAGAAGCTTTTCTTTGGAG ATGAGAGCACTGCCTTAAATGCTTTACAAACATTGGCTGATTTGTCTTTGATGCTTCCAGACTCTACCATGGAATCTG AATCATCTGTGCAGTTGAAGGAAGAACGAACTGCATTTGATATAGATGACAAGTCTAGTGCACCTGAGGAAACATCTACAAGTCATcccaaagagaaaattaaacatttagGGCCAAAAGAGAAGGCACTGAATACAATAACTGAAGCTGAGGATATTATCCCTAGGAAGTCTAAACTTGGGAGATACTCGGGCAATGATGTTGAAACTGTTGCAGAAGTGAAAGAACAGCCTGAGCCTCCAAATAGTATGTCGAAAAGGAAACGGAAATCTGTTCTCTCAAAGAAG ATATCAAATTCTGAAGCTGTGACGGATACCCATATGACAAGAACTTTGGAGAGTGAG GCCGTAGCTGAAGAACATAATAAATTTGCCAGTAAAGGTAAACGTACCAGTCAAAATTCTGCTCAATCCAAACAATGGAAGCCAGGGCGAGTGTTGGAAGGTTCTTCTGTTAATGACCAGAACAGAGCAAGTATCGATTTGGTGGCACCAACTGGACAAGCTCCTGTTGCTAGCCCAGCTAGCTCACCTACCAAACATCAAAGTAGACGTAAGATGgatttaaagagaaaattgagCTCAAAAGAGATGAAGTTTTCTGAGAACAGTTTAAAAACCCAACCtaacaaaaactctctctcACAGGAAGACAGACTGCTCTCCATGAAG GAGAAGCTTTCTGGTTGTCTGTCATCTAATATGGTGCGTAGATGGTGCACTTTTGAGTGGTTCTACAGCGCAATTGATTACCCCTGGTTTTCTAACCGGGAGTTTGTGGAGTACTTAAATCATGTTGGACTTGGGCACATCCCAAGGCTTACTCGTGTTGAATGGGGTGTCATAAGAAG TTCCCTTGGCAAACCTCGAAGGCTTTCTAAACGCTTTCTACACGATGAAAGAGAGAAACTTAAACAATATCGAGAATCTGTGAGGAAACATTATGCTGAACTCCGCACTGGTGTAAGGGAAGGACTTCCAAGAGATTTACCACGGCCTTTATCTGTTGGACAGAGAGTGATTGCTATCCATCCCAAAACAAGGGAATTGCATGATGGGAGTGTACTCACAATTGATCATGATAAGTGTAGGGTTCagttcgaccgtcctgagttagGAGTTGAATTTGTCATG GATATTGATAGCATGCCTTCAAATCCACTGGATAACATGCCAGAAGCTCTTAGGAGACAGATCAGTGCTGATAAGTTCTCAGCAATATCTAAAGAATTGCAAGTGAATGGTCATCCTAATTTCGGTTCCCCCATGTTATTTGCTTCTGATGGGCATCTGGAGAAAGCACCAATTCTCCCAAATACCTTACAAAAGCAGGCAAAG GGGGATATGAACCATGCTCTTCCACAAGCAAAATCATTGGCCACTGACATCGTTAGTGCACAGCAGGCAGCCTATGGTCAACTTTGTACGGTGCCACAGATCCAAGCAAGGGAAGCTACAGTACGGGCTCTTTCTGAGGTGAACCGCGCTCTTTCCAAGAAG GAAGCGCTGTTAATGGAGCTTAAGAACACTAACAATGATATATTGGAAAGCCAAAATGGTGGAGAAAGCTCTTTAAAAGATTCCGAACCTCTCAAGAAGCATATCGCTACGGTACTTGTACAGCTAAAGGAAGCCAATGACCAG GCTTCTTCTGCTTTACTCCAAGTGAGGCAATGTAATACTCACCCAGAAAGCTCTCGGCCATCTTGGCCAAAGCACCCAGCCAATGTTAAAATGCTTGATAATTCTCACGTCTCACAAGAATCAGGATCTGCTGTAGCTGAAATAGTCAACGGCTCAAGATTAAAAGCACATACAATGGTAGATGCTGCTGTCAAG GCAATGTCATCTGTGAAGGAAGGGGAAGATGCATATACTAAGATTGGAGAAGCCTTGGATCATATAGATAAACGGCAATTAACATCTGATCCTAGGGTATCAGTGATCAGATCTCCAGAGCAGGTCAATGGCAGTTTGGGTCACCACAATCATTTTGTCTCTGGCACATGTGATCCCCAGCCTACAAATAATGCTTCTGGTACCAAATTGCAGGATGTGTCTGACAAAAACGAGGCACAAATTCCCTCTGAGCTTATCACTTCATGTGTGGCTACTTTGCTCATGATACAG ACATGTACTGAGCGGCACACGCCAGCCGATGTGGCTCAGATAATTGATTCTGCGGTTTCAAGTTTGCATCCATGCTGTCCTCAGAATCTGCCCATCTACCGGGAGATAGAAATGTGCATGGGAAGGATTAAGACCCAAATATTAGCTCTTATACCGACATCTATCTGA
- the LOC102623041 gene encoding protein ALWAYS EARLY 2 isoform X3, with product MAPTRKSRSVNKRYANEVSPAKDVISPSKSKQKKKLSDKLGPQWSKGELQRFYEAYRNYGKDWKKVAAQVRNRSAEMVEALYNMNRAYLSLPEGTASVVGLIAMMTDHYNVMEGSDSERESNDASEMPRKSQKRKRAKVQLSASKEDISQSWSMAATGGCLSLLKRSRIDGNQPRAVKKRTPRFPVSYSQKKDDRDDYIPLNKKDRRSAVDANDDEVAHVAALALTEASQRGGSPQVSQSPHKKTEHGKSSPVQTWDKMFPPAETAHPDAREALNEEGCPEARILNRRPENGAYTRARKSLMDMEGVGTVEVHRKGKKFYRKKMKVEEVRHSLSDDEGEACSGTEEGLSSRKGKVGSEISNAKNDHLPLQMQRKRSKKLFFGDESTALNALQTLADLSLMLPDSTMESESSVQLKEERTAFDIDDKSSAPEETSTSHPKEKIKHLGPKEKALNTITEAEDIIPRKSKLGRYSGNDVETVAEVKEQPEPPNSMSKRKRKSVLSKKISNSEAVTDTHMTRTLESEAVAEEHNKFASKGKRTSQNSAQSKQWKPGRVLEGSSVNDQNRASIDLVAPTGQAPVASPASSPTKHQSRRKMDLKRKLSSKEMKFSENSLKTQPNKNSLSQEDRLLSMKEKLSGCLSSNMVRRWCTFEWFYSAIDYPWFSNREFVEYLNHVGLGHIPRLTRVEWGVIRSSLGKPRRLSKRFLHDEREKLKQYRESVRKHYAELRTGVREGLPRDLPRPLSVGQRVIAIHPKTRELHDGSVLTIDHDKCRVQFDRPELGVEFVMDIDSMPSNPLDNMPEALRRQISADKFSAISKELQVNGHPNFGSPMLFASDGHLEKAPILPNTLQKQAKGDMNHALPQAKSLATDIVSAQQAAYGQLCTVPQIQAREATVRALSEEALLMELKNTNNDILESQNGGESSLKDSEPLKKHIATVLVQLKEANDQASSALLQVRQCNTHPESSRPSWPKHPANVKMLDNSHVSQESGSAVAEIVNGSRLKAHTMVDAAVKAMSSVKEGEDAYTKIGEALDHIDKRQLTSDPRVSVIRSPEQVNGSLGHHNHFVSGTCDPQPTNNASGTKLQDVSDKNEAQIPSELITSCVATLLMIQTCTERHTPADVAQIIDSAVSSLHPCCPQNLPIYREIEMCMGRIKTQILALIPTSI from the exons GAAGGAAGTGATAGTGAAAGAGAGAGCAATGATGCTTCTGAAATGCCACGAAAATCCCAGAAACGCAAGCGGGCAAAAGTTCAGCTTAGTGCCTCGAAAGAAGATATATCTCAGTCCTGGTCAATGGCTGCAACTGGTGGATGTCTATCATTGTTGAAGAGATCACGTATTGATG GTAATCAGCCTCGTGCGGTTAAGAAAAGGACACCTCGCTTCCCTGTTTCATATTCACAAAAGAAAGATGATAGAGATGATTATATTCCCCTGAACAAAAAAGATCGGAGGTCAGCTGTTGATGCTAATGACGATGAGGTCGCGCATGTTGCAGCATTGGCGTTAACTGAGGCATCACAAAGGGGAGGATCTCCCCAAGTTTCTCAGAGCCCGCATAAAAAAACTGAGCATGGAAAATCCTCACCAGTCCAGACCTGGGATAAAATG ttcCCACCAGCAGAGACGGCTCATCCGGATGCCCGTGAAGCTCTAAATGAAGAAGGCTGCCCTGAAGCAAGAATCCTAAACAGGAGACCTGAAAATGGAGCTTATACTAGAGCTAGAAAATCCTTGATGGATATGGAAGGTGTAGGTACTGTTGAGGTTCACCGAAAAGGGAAAAAGTTTTAcaggaagaaaatgaaagttgAAGAGGTCAGACACAGTCTGTCTGATGATGAGGGAGAAGCGTGTAGTGGAACTGAAGAAGGTCTGAGTTCTCGTAAAGGGAAAGTTGGCAGTGAGATTTCAAATGCAAAAAATGATCATCTCCCTCTGCAGATGCAGAGGAAGAGAAGCAAGAAGCTTTTCTTTGGAG ATGAGAGCACTGCCTTAAATGCTTTACAAACATTGGCTGATTTGTCTTTGATGCTTCCAGACTCTACCATGGAATCTG AATCATCTGTGCAGTTGAAGGAAGAACGAACTGCATTTGATATAGATGACAAGTCTAGTGCACCTGAGGAAACATCTACAAGTCATcccaaagagaaaattaaacatttagGGCCAAAAGAGAAGGCACTGAATACAATAACTGAAGCTGAGGATATTATCCCTAGGAAGTCTAAACTTGGGAGATACTCGGGCAATGATGTTGAAACTGTTGCAGAAGTGAAAGAACAGCCTGAGCCTCCAAATAGTATGTCGAAAAGGAAACGGAAATCTGTTCTCTCAAAGAAG ATATCAAATTCTGAAGCTGTGACGGATACCCATATGACAAGAACTTTGGAGAGTGAG GCCGTAGCTGAAGAACATAATAAATTTGCCAGTAAAGGTAAACGTACCAGTCAAAATTCTGCTCAATCCAAACAATGGAAGCCAGGGCGAGTGTTGGAAGGTTCTTCTGTTAATGACCAGAACAGAGCAAGTATCGATTTGGTGGCACCAACTGGACAAGCTCCTGTTGCTAGCCCAGCTAGCTCACCTACCAAACATCAAAGTAGACGTAAGATGgatttaaagagaaaattgagCTCAAAAGAGATGAAGTTTTCTGAGAACAGTTTAAAAACCCAACCtaacaaaaactctctctcACAGGAAGACAGACTGCTCTCCATGAAG GAGAAGCTTTCTGGTTGTCTGTCATCTAATATGGTGCGTAGATGGTGCACTTTTGAGTGGTTCTACAGCGCAATTGATTACCCCTGGTTTTCTAACCGGGAGTTTGTGGAGTACTTAAATCATGTTGGACTTGGGCACATCCCAAGGCTTACTCGTGTTGAATGGGGTGTCATAAGAAG TTCCCTTGGCAAACCTCGAAGGCTTTCTAAACGCTTTCTACACGATGAAAGAGAGAAACTTAAACAATATCGAGAATCTGTGAGGAAACATTATGCTGAACTCCGCACTGGTGTAAGGGAAGGACTTCCAAGAGATTTACCACGGCCTTTATCTGTTGGACAGAGAGTGATTGCTATCCATCCCAAAACAAGGGAATTGCATGATGGGAGTGTACTCACAATTGATCATGATAAGTGTAGGGTTCagttcgaccgtcctgagttagGAGTTGAATTTGTCATG GATATTGATAGCATGCCTTCAAATCCACTGGATAACATGCCAGAAGCTCTTAGGAGACAGATCAGTGCTGATAAGTTCTCAGCAATATCTAAAGAATTGCAAGTGAATGGTCATCCTAATTTCGGTTCCCCCATGTTATTTGCTTCTGATGGGCATCTGGAGAAAGCACCAATTCTCCCAAATACCTTACAAAAGCAGGCAAAG GGGGATATGAACCATGCTCTTCCACAAGCAAAATCATTGGCCACTGACATCGTTAGTGCACAGCAGGCAGCCTATGGTCAACTTTGTACGGTGCCACAGATCCAAGCAAGGGAAGCTACAGTACGGGCTCTTTCTGAG GAAGCGCTGTTAATGGAGCTTAAGAACACTAACAATGATATATTGGAAAGCCAAAATGGTGGAGAAAGCTCTTTAAAAGATTCCGAACCTCTCAAGAAGCATATCGCTACGGTACTTGTACAGCTAAAGGAAGCCAATGACCAG GCTTCTTCTGCTTTACTCCAAGTGAGGCAATGTAATACTCACCCAGAAAGCTCTCGGCCATCTTGGCCAAAGCACCCAGCCAATGTTAAAATGCTTGATAATTCTCACGTCTCACAAGAATCAGGATCTGCTGTAGCTGAAATAGTCAACGGCTCAAGATTAAAAGCACATACAATGGTAGATGCTGCTGTCAAG GCAATGTCATCTGTGAAGGAAGGGGAAGATGCATATACTAAGATTGGAGAAGCCTTGGATCATATAGATAAACGGCAATTAACATCTGATCCTAGGGTATCAGTGATCAGATCTCCAGAGCAGGTCAATGGCAGTTTGGGTCACCACAATCATTTTGTCTCTGGCACATGTGATCCCCAGCCTACAAATAATGCTTCTGGTACCAAATTGCAGGATGTGTCTGACAAAAACGAGGCACAAATTCCCTCTGAGCTTATCACTTCATGTGTGGCTACTTTGCTCATGATACAG ACATGTACTGAGCGGCACACGCCAGCCGATGTGGCTCAGATAATTGATTCTGCGGTTTCAAGTTTGCATCCATGCTGTCCTCAGAATCTGCCCATCTACCGGGAGATAGAAATGTGCATGGGAAGGATTAAGACCCAAATATTAGCTCTTATACCGACATCTATCTGA
- the LOC102623041 gene encoding protein ALWAYS EARLY 2 isoform X6 has product MAPTRKSRSVNKRYANEVSPAKDVISPSKSKQKKKLSDKLGPQWSKGELQRFYEAYRNYGKDWKKVAAQVRNRSAEMVEALYNMNRAYLSLPEGTASVVGLIAMMTDHYNVMEGSDSERESNDASEMPRKSQKRKRAKVQLSASKEDISQSWSMAATGGCLSLLKRSRIDGNQPRAVKKRTPRFPVSYSQKKDDRDDYIPLNKKDRRSAVDANDDEVAHVAALALTEASQRGGSPQVSQSPHKKTEHGKSSPVQTWDKMFPPAETAHPDAREALNEEGCPEARILNRRPENGAYTRARKSLMDMEGVGTVEVHRKGKKFYRKKMKVEEVRHSLSDDEGEACSGTEEGLSSRKGKVGSEISNAKNDHLPLQMQRKRSKKLFFGDESTALNALQTLADLSLMLPDSTMESESSVQLKEERTAFDIDDKSSAPEETSTSHPKEKIKHLGPKEKALNTITEAEDIIPRKSKLGRYSGNDVETVAEVKEQPEPPNSMSKRKRKSVLSKKISNSEAVTDTHMTRTLESEAVAEEHNKFASKGKRTSQNSAQSKQWKPGRVLEGSSVNDQNRASIDLVAPTGQAPVASPASSPTKHQSRRKMDLKRKLSSKEMKFSENSLKTQPNKNSLSQEDRLLSMKEKLSGCLSSNMVRRWCTFEWFYSAIDYPWFSNREFVEYLNHVGLGHIPRLTRVEWGVIRSSLGKPRRLSKRFLHDEREKLKQYRESVRKHYAELRTGVREGLPRDLPRPLSVGQRVIAIHPKTRELHDGSVLTIDHDKCRVQFDRPELGVEFVMDIDSMPSNPLDNMPEALRRQISADKFSAISKELQVNGHPNFGSPMLFASDGHLEKAPILPNTLQKQAKGDMNHALPQAKSLATDIVSAQQAAYGQLCTVPQIQAREATVRALSEVNRALSKKEALLMELKNTNNDILESQNGGESSLKDSEPLKKHIATVLVQLKEANDQASSALLQVRQCNTHPESSRPSWPKHPANVKMLDNSHVSQESGSAVAEIVNGSRLKAHTMVDAAVKAMSSVKEGEDAYTKIGEALDHIDKRQLTSDPRVSVIRSPEQDVSDKNEAQIPSELITSCVATLLMIQTCTERHTPADVAQIIDSAVSSLHPCCPQNLPIYREIEMCMGRIKTQILALIPTSI; this is encoded by the exons GAAGGAAGTGATAGTGAAAGAGAGAGCAATGATGCTTCTGAAATGCCACGAAAATCCCAGAAACGCAAGCGGGCAAAAGTTCAGCTTAGTGCCTCGAAAGAAGATATATCTCAGTCCTGGTCAATGGCTGCAACTGGTGGATGTCTATCATTGTTGAAGAGATCACGTATTGATG GTAATCAGCCTCGTGCGGTTAAGAAAAGGACACCTCGCTTCCCTGTTTCATATTCACAAAAGAAAGATGATAGAGATGATTATATTCCCCTGAACAAAAAAGATCGGAGGTCAGCTGTTGATGCTAATGACGATGAGGTCGCGCATGTTGCAGCATTGGCGTTAACTGAGGCATCACAAAGGGGAGGATCTCCCCAAGTTTCTCAGAGCCCGCATAAAAAAACTGAGCATGGAAAATCCTCACCAGTCCAGACCTGGGATAAAATG ttcCCACCAGCAGAGACGGCTCATCCGGATGCCCGTGAAGCTCTAAATGAAGAAGGCTGCCCTGAAGCAAGAATCCTAAACAGGAGACCTGAAAATGGAGCTTATACTAGAGCTAGAAAATCCTTGATGGATATGGAAGGTGTAGGTACTGTTGAGGTTCACCGAAAAGGGAAAAAGTTTTAcaggaagaaaatgaaagttgAAGAGGTCAGACACAGTCTGTCTGATGATGAGGGAGAAGCGTGTAGTGGAACTGAAGAAGGTCTGAGTTCTCGTAAAGGGAAAGTTGGCAGTGAGATTTCAAATGCAAAAAATGATCATCTCCCTCTGCAGATGCAGAGGAAGAGAAGCAAGAAGCTTTTCTTTGGAG ATGAGAGCACTGCCTTAAATGCTTTACAAACATTGGCTGATTTGTCTTTGATGCTTCCAGACTCTACCATGGAATCTG AATCATCTGTGCAGTTGAAGGAAGAACGAACTGCATTTGATATAGATGACAAGTCTAGTGCACCTGAGGAAACATCTACAAGTCATcccaaagagaaaattaaacatttagGGCCAAAAGAGAAGGCACTGAATACAATAACTGAAGCTGAGGATATTATCCCTAGGAAGTCTAAACTTGGGAGATACTCGGGCAATGATGTTGAAACTGTTGCAGAAGTGAAAGAACAGCCTGAGCCTCCAAATAGTATGTCGAAAAGGAAACGGAAATCTGTTCTCTCAAAGAAG ATATCAAATTCTGAAGCTGTGACGGATACCCATATGACAAGAACTTTGGAGAGTGAG GCCGTAGCTGAAGAACATAATAAATTTGCCAGTAAAGGTAAACGTACCAGTCAAAATTCTGCTCAATCCAAACAATGGAAGCCAGGGCGAGTGTTGGAAGGTTCTTCTGTTAATGACCAGAACAGAGCAAGTATCGATTTGGTGGCACCAACTGGACAAGCTCCTGTTGCTAGCCCAGCTAGCTCACCTACCAAACATCAAAGTAGACGTAAGATGgatttaaagagaaaattgagCTCAAAAGAGATGAAGTTTTCTGAGAACAGTTTAAAAACCCAACCtaacaaaaactctctctcACAGGAAGACAGACTGCTCTCCATGAAG GAGAAGCTTTCTGGTTGTCTGTCATCTAATATGGTGCGTAGATGGTGCACTTTTGAGTGGTTCTACAGCGCAATTGATTACCCCTGGTTTTCTAACCGGGAGTTTGTGGAGTACTTAAATCATGTTGGACTTGGGCACATCCCAAGGCTTACTCGTGTTGAATGGGGTGTCATAAGAAG TTCCCTTGGCAAACCTCGAAGGCTTTCTAAACGCTTTCTACACGATGAAAGAGAGAAACTTAAACAATATCGAGAATCTGTGAGGAAACATTATGCTGAACTCCGCACTGGTGTAAGGGAAGGACTTCCAAGAGATTTACCACGGCCTTTATCTGTTGGACAGAGAGTGATTGCTATCCATCCCAAAACAAGGGAATTGCATGATGGGAGTGTACTCACAATTGATCATGATAAGTGTAGGGTTCagttcgaccgtcctgagttagGAGTTGAATTTGTCATG GATATTGATAGCATGCCTTCAAATCCACTGGATAACATGCCAGAAGCTCTTAGGAGACAGATCAGTGCTGATAAGTTCTCAGCAATATCTAAAGAATTGCAAGTGAATGGTCATCCTAATTTCGGTTCCCCCATGTTATTTGCTTCTGATGGGCATCTGGAGAAAGCACCAATTCTCCCAAATACCTTACAAAAGCAGGCAAAG GGGGATATGAACCATGCTCTTCCACAAGCAAAATCATTGGCCACTGACATCGTTAGTGCACAGCAGGCAGCCTATGGTCAACTTTGTACGGTGCCACAGATCCAAGCAAGGGAAGCTACAGTACGGGCTCTTTCTGAGGTGAACCGCGCTCTTTCCAAGAAG GAAGCGCTGTTAATGGAGCTTAAGAACACTAACAATGATATATTGGAAAGCCAAAATGGTGGAGAAAGCTCTTTAAAAGATTCCGAACCTCTCAAGAAGCATATCGCTACGGTACTTGTACAGCTAAAGGAAGCCAATGACCAG GCTTCTTCTGCTTTACTCCAAGTGAGGCAATGTAATACTCACCCAGAAAGCTCTCGGCCATCTTGGCCAAAGCACCCAGCCAATGTTAAAATGCTTGATAATTCTCACGTCTCACAAGAATCAGGATCTGCTGTAGCTGAAATAGTCAACGGCTCAAGATTAAAAGCACATACAATGGTAGATGCTGCTGTCAAG GCAATGTCATCTGTGAAGGAAGGGGAAGATGCATATACTAAGATTGGAGAAGCCTTGGATCATATAGATAAACGGCAATTAACATCTGATCCTAGGGTATCAGTGATCAGATCTCCAGAGCAG GATGTGTCTGACAAAAACGAGGCACAAATTCCCTCTGAGCTTATCACTTCATGTGTGGCTACTTTGCTCATGATACAG ACATGTACTGAGCGGCACACGCCAGCCGATGTGGCTCAGATAATTGATTCTGCGGTTTCAAGTTTGCATCCATGCTGTCCTCAGAATCTGCCCATCTACCGGGAGATAGAAATGTGCATGGGAAGGATTAAGACCCAAATATTAGCTCTTATACCGACATCTATCTGA